From one Halothece sp. PCC 7418 genomic stretch:
- a CDS encoding ureidoglycolate lyase, whose amino-acid sequence MKQEPKTIKTLLAEWITPASFAPYGQLILPAADGKSYDENDAQLDLSQGQPRFYIMQLKQRGKQFHRITRHQLCTQCLGSLEGKTWLLGVAPPNADSKPDTQHLKAFQIPGNCFIKLHKGTWHAGPYFEDDIVNFYNLELSDTNEVDHFSYDFLEAENITWEIQT is encoded by the coding sequence ATGAAACAAGAACCCAAAACAATAAAAACCCTATTGGCGGAATGGATTACGCCAGCAAGTTTTGCGCCGTATGGACAATTAATTTTACCCGCAGCAGATGGCAAATCTTATGATGAAAATGATGCCCAATTAGACTTAAGTCAAGGACAACCACGATTTTATATTATGCAGTTGAAACAACGGGGAAAACAATTTCATCGGATTACCCGTCATCAGCTTTGTACGCAATGTTTAGGCTCATTAGAAGGGAAAACTTGGCTGTTAGGGGTTGCGCCTCCTAACGCTGATTCTAAGCCAGATACTCAACATTTAAAAGCCTTTCAAATTCCTGGCAATTGTTTTATAAAACTGCATAAAGGAACTTGGCACGCAGGGCCCTATTTTGAAGATGATATAGTGAATTTTTATAATCTGGAATTAAGCGATACCAATGAAGTGGATCATTTCAGCTATGACTTTTTAGAAGCTGAAAATATCACTTGGGAGATTCAAACTTAG